A genome region from Brassica oleracea var. oleracea cultivar TO1000 chromosome C2, BOL, whole genome shotgun sequence includes the following:
- the LOC106326836 gene encoding reticulon-like protein B15 translates to MSLVDQMLGEGAVADLSVWKNKITSGITLVMATLIWFQFEIMETEPVPFLCLILLLLTLLLFIWVKYGHHLFTWIPPTPEELQQEDSPVRALLSEIEGLLLMLYEIAYGEDIKTFIWTILYVAIIYTIGSYINLLTIFYICLVCLLTIPVMYLQYQEAVDDFIGEVSEMKNKTLQLLNCRATKKKKKLY, encoded by the exons ATGTCTCTCGTGGATCAAATGCTTGGCGAAGGAGCAG TAGCGGATTTATCTGTGTGGAAAAACAAGATAACATCAGGAATCACACTTGTAATGGCCACACTTATCTGGTTCCAGTTTGAGATCATGGAGACTGAACCTGTACCCTTTCTATGTTTGATCTTGTTACTCCTGACGCTGCTTCTCTTCATCTGGGTCAAGTATGGACATCACCTTTTCACTTG GATACCTCCCACTCCCGAAGAGCTCCAACAAGAAGATTCCCCAGTTAGAGCCTTACTTTCAGAGATCGAAGGTCTTCTCTTGATGCTGTACGAGATTGCATATGGGGAAGACATCAAAACCTTTATATGG ACCATCCTTTATGTGGCCATCATATACACCATTGGGAGCTACATCAACCTCCTCACAATTTTTTATATAT GCTTGGTCTGCTTGCTAACGATTCCAGTTATGTACCTGCAATATCAAGAGGCCGTTGACGATTTCATTGGAGAGGTATCAGAAATGAAGAACAAGACACTTCAATTATTAAACTGTAGGGCCACCAAGAAGAAGAAGAAGTTGTACTAG